Proteins encoded in a region of the Tribolium castaneum strain GA2 chromosome 7, icTriCast1.1, whole genome shotgun sequence genome:
- the LOC659069 gene encoding PHD finger protein 14 isoform X1 gives MPNLLERAEDIDFVTKTAIERDPNKRRVKPVETQASILDFDLEEESSDDSDFRIEDHPEVSDDDDSGNSASGGNDSSGEEESEGSDLDELKNLNLPNGDGLSIADVIQQANLQLSSFNEKDAQILICCGCLGDQSDGVNEIVECDSCGVTVHEACYGVADSASLSSTDSLSPTAPWFCEACKAGVMNPVCELCPNSGGIFKETDVGKWIHLVCALYVPGVAFGEVDKLTSVTLFEMPYSKWGAKSCSLCQDERFARTGVCIGCDAGMCKTYFHVTCAQREGFLSEAHSEEVDQADPFYAHCKLHSDKTLVKRRRKNYLALQLRTHYRKLQFEKEGHSETPEQVRIQRKLEKQKLHFLNHKALKPPPWVPTQKMPRLLTTSASACRKLLRKAELMGINTMVLEMQEAQAAALVDVRKKWHIPPAFTVEFIAYYLDRNDRLKGMKQTLEKLLEDNRDLLEEQQLLRTKYDEILKKSADETKKNIDLKQTIHKYHSAILSACPTKNLPNIEDLGKPQVSRTNQPMMVPTAAALKMGVGFPLNNIIPAGRTDRVLSSHAKQDSLMLNECGICRQKRDQHLLAKCDTCHLYYHLNCLNPPLTRLPKKSKLYGWQCSECDKTSDSEVEEVKTPRRSKSRYSREARSDPEVSTPKLKIKPVEPVSEPTPTPTPTPEIVPIQTSHSEVVSEMNGFQSLDGSSKIHVSKSGKKRRREKHKNRYSPDLGAPSKEHKRKRKKKSLDFDDHMPHPRITIKIKPIPLPAGEVASESNPQCFYVPNENNDNAPPPISLKVISLPEEMSPKDIEKNPVSDICDVCHTATVASTSVRCDDCQKTYHFTCLDPPLKKSPKKRGYSWHCADCDPTGSE, from the exons ATGCCCAACCTCCTGGAGCGTGCCGAAGACATCGATTTCGTCACGAAAACGGCCA TTGAGAGAGACCCGAATAAGAGGAGGGTTAAGCCGGTTGAGACCCAAGCCTCGATTCTGGACTTTGATCTCGAAGAGGAGAGCTCGGATGATTCGGATTTCCGGATTGAAGACCACCCGGAAGTGAGCGATGATGATGACTCCGGGAACAGTGCTTCTGGAG GTAATGACAGCAGTGGAGAGGAGGAATCAGAAGGATCAGACTTAGacgaattgaaaaatttgaatttgcccAATGGGGACGGGCTATCCATTGCGGATGTCATCCAACAAGCCAATTTGCAGCTAAGTTcg TTCAATGAAAAAGACGCCCAAATTTTGATCTGCTGCGGCTGTCTCGGGGACCAAAGCGACGGCGTCAACGAAATCGTCGAATGCGACTCTTGTGGGGTCACTGTCCACGAGGCCTGTTACGGCGTCGCGGACTCCGCCAGTTTGAGCAGCACCGACTCTCTGTCCCCGACAGCCCCCTGGTTTTGCGAGGCGTGCAAAGCCGGCGTGATGAACCCTGTTTGCGAGCTGTGCCCCAATTCGGGGGGCATTTTCAAGGAGACGGACGTCGGGAAGTGGATTCATCTCGTTTGCGCTCTCTATGTTCCTGGAGTGGCATTCGGCGAAGTTGATAAATTGACAAGTGTGACTCTTTTCGAAATGCCTTACAGCAAATGGGGGGCGAAAAGTTGCAGCTTGTGTCAGGATGAGCGCTTTGCCAGGACGGGGGTGTGCATCGGGTGCGATGCCGGCATGTGCAAGACCTACTTCCATGTCACATG tgcgcAACGCGAGGGTTTTTTATCGGAAGCGCACTCCGAAGAGGTGGACCAAGCGGACCCCTTTTACGCACATTGTAAATTACATTCGgacaagactttggtgaaacGCAGACGTAAGAATTATCTGGCGTTGCAGTTGCGTACCCATTACAGGAAACTGCAATTTGAGAAAGAAGGTCACAGCGAAACCCCTGAACAAGTGAGGATTCAGAGAAAACTTGAGAAGCAGaagttgcattttttgaaCCACAAAGCGTTAAAACCGCCTCCATGGG TCCCGACGCAGAAAATGCCAAGATTGCTCACCACCAGCGCGTCCGCTTGTCGCAAGTTATTACGCAAGGCCGAGCTGATGGGGATTAATACCATGGTGTTGGAGATGCAAGAAGCCCAAGCTGCGGCCCTGGTGGACGTCCGAAAAAAGTGGCACATTCCTCCCGCCTTTACCGTCGAATTTATCGCTTATTATCTCGATCGTAACGATCGGCTTAAAGGTATGAAACAAACCCTTGAGAAATTGCTCGAGGACAACCGCGATTTGCTCGAAGAGCAGCAACTTCTGAGGACGAAGTACGATGAG attttgaaaaaaagcgcTGATGAAACTAAGAAAAACATTGACTTGAAACAAACGATACATAAGTATCATTCGGCGATTTTGAGCGCTTGTCCTACCAAAAATCTGCCGAATATCGAGGATTTAGGTAAGCCACAAGTTTCGAGAACTAATCAACCTATGATGGTCCCAACAGCAGCCGCCCTGAAAATGGGAGTTGGTTTTCCCTTGAATAATATTATTCCAGCTGGGAGAACCGATCGCGTGCTCAGCAGTCACGCCAAACAAG actcTCTAATGCTCAACGAATGCGGCATCTGCCGCCAAAAACGTGACCAACACTTGCTCGCAAAATGCGACACATGCCACCTCTACTACCACTTGAATTGCCTAAATCCGCCCCTGACCCGTCTTccgaaaaaatcgaaacttTACGGTTGGCAATGTTCCGAATGCGATAAAACGTCCGATTCGGAAGTCGAAGAAGTGAAAACTCCACGACGGAGTAAAAGTCGCTACAGTCGTGAAGCACGTTCCGATCCGGAAGTTTCAACTCCTAAACTCAAAATCAAGCCGGTAGAACCGGTTTCGGAACCTACACCAACACCCACACCCACACCGGAAATCGTCCCAATTCAGACAAGTCATAGTGAAGTCGTGAGCGAAATGAACGGGTTCCAAAGTTTGGACGGTAGTAGCAAAATTCATGTATCCAAGTCGGGGAAAAAGCGACGGAGGGAGAAGCACAAGAATCGGTACTCCCCCGATTTGGGGGCCCCGAGTAAGGAGCATAAGAGGAAGCGGAAGAAGAAGAGTCTCGATTTTGACGATCATATGCCACATCCGAGGATTACGATCAAA ATCAAACCTATTCCTTTGCCGGCCGGAGAGGTTGCGTCTGAGTCAAACCCGCAGTGTTTTTACGTCCCGAATGAAAACAACGATAATGCGCCGCCTCCGATCTCCCTCAAGGTCATATCACTGCCAGAAGAAATGTCACCAAAAGATATAGAGAAAAACCCGGTTAGTGACATTTGTGATGTTTGTCACACTGCAACTGTGGCTAGTACTTCAGTCAG GTGTGACGACTGTCAAAAAACTTACCATTTTACGTGTCTTGACCCACCGTTGAAGAAAAGCCCGAAAAAAAGAGGATATTCGTGGCATTGCGCCGATTGTGACCCTACG GGGTCCGAGTAA
- the LOC659069 gene encoding PHD finger protein 14 isoform X2, giving the protein MSSLERDPNKRRVKPVETQASILDFDLEEESSDDSDFRIEDHPEVSDDDDSGNSASGGNDSSGEEESEGSDLDELKNLNLPNGDGLSIADVIQQANLQLSSFNEKDAQILICCGCLGDQSDGVNEIVECDSCGVTVHEACYGVADSASLSSTDSLSPTAPWFCEACKAGVMNPVCELCPNSGGIFKETDVGKWIHLVCALYVPGVAFGEVDKLTSVTLFEMPYSKWGAKSCSLCQDERFARTGVCIGCDAGMCKTYFHVTCAQREGFLSEAHSEEVDQADPFYAHCKLHSDKTLVKRRRKNYLALQLRTHYRKLQFEKEGHSETPEQVRIQRKLEKQKLHFLNHKALKPPPWVPTQKMPRLLTTSASACRKLLRKAELMGINTMVLEMQEAQAAALVDVRKKWHIPPAFTVEFIAYYLDRNDRLKGMKQTLEKLLEDNRDLLEEQQLLRTKYDEILKKSADETKKNIDLKQTIHKYHSAILSACPTKNLPNIEDLGKPQVSRTNQPMMVPTAAALKMGVGFPLNNIIPAGRTDRVLSSHAKQDSLMLNECGICRQKRDQHLLAKCDTCHLYYHLNCLNPPLTRLPKKSKLYGWQCSECDKTSDSEVEEVKTPRRSKSRYSREARSDPEVSTPKLKIKPVEPVSEPTPTPTPTPEIVPIQTSHSEVVSEMNGFQSLDGSSKIHVSKSGKKRRREKHKNRYSPDLGAPSKEHKRKRKKKSLDFDDHMPHPRITIKIKPIPLPAGEVASESNPQCFYVPNENNDNAPPPISLKVISLPEEMSPKDIEKNPVSDICDVCHTATVASTSVRCDDCQKTYHFTCLDPPLKKSPKKRGYSWHCADCDPTGSE; this is encoded by the exons ATGAGTTCCC TTGAGAGAGACCCGAATAAGAGGAGGGTTAAGCCGGTTGAGACCCAAGCCTCGATTCTGGACTTTGATCTCGAAGAGGAGAGCTCGGATGATTCGGATTTCCGGATTGAAGACCACCCGGAAGTGAGCGATGATGATGACTCCGGGAACAGTGCTTCTGGAG GTAATGACAGCAGTGGAGAGGAGGAATCAGAAGGATCAGACTTAGacgaattgaaaaatttgaatttgcccAATGGGGACGGGCTATCCATTGCGGATGTCATCCAACAAGCCAATTTGCAGCTAAGTTcg TTCAATGAAAAAGACGCCCAAATTTTGATCTGCTGCGGCTGTCTCGGGGACCAAAGCGACGGCGTCAACGAAATCGTCGAATGCGACTCTTGTGGGGTCACTGTCCACGAGGCCTGTTACGGCGTCGCGGACTCCGCCAGTTTGAGCAGCACCGACTCTCTGTCCCCGACAGCCCCCTGGTTTTGCGAGGCGTGCAAAGCCGGCGTGATGAACCCTGTTTGCGAGCTGTGCCCCAATTCGGGGGGCATTTTCAAGGAGACGGACGTCGGGAAGTGGATTCATCTCGTTTGCGCTCTCTATGTTCCTGGAGTGGCATTCGGCGAAGTTGATAAATTGACAAGTGTGACTCTTTTCGAAATGCCTTACAGCAAATGGGGGGCGAAAAGTTGCAGCTTGTGTCAGGATGAGCGCTTTGCCAGGACGGGGGTGTGCATCGGGTGCGATGCCGGCATGTGCAAGACCTACTTCCATGTCACATG tgcgcAACGCGAGGGTTTTTTATCGGAAGCGCACTCCGAAGAGGTGGACCAAGCGGACCCCTTTTACGCACATTGTAAATTACATTCGgacaagactttggtgaaacGCAGACGTAAGAATTATCTGGCGTTGCAGTTGCGTACCCATTACAGGAAACTGCAATTTGAGAAAGAAGGTCACAGCGAAACCCCTGAACAAGTGAGGATTCAGAGAAAACTTGAGAAGCAGaagttgcattttttgaaCCACAAAGCGTTAAAACCGCCTCCATGGG TCCCGACGCAGAAAATGCCAAGATTGCTCACCACCAGCGCGTCCGCTTGTCGCAAGTTATTACGCAAGGCCGAGCTGATGGGGATTAATACCATGGTGTTGGAGATGCAAGAAGCCCAAGCTGCGGCCCTGGTGGACGTCCGAAAAAAGTGGCACATTCCTCCCGCCTTTACCGTCGAATTTATCGCTTATTATCTCGATCGTAACGATCGGCTTAAAGGTATGAAACAAACCCTTGAGAAATTGCTCGAGGACAACCGCGATTTGCTCGAAGAGCAGCAACTTCTGAGGACGAAGTACGATGAG attttgaaaaaaagcgcTGATGAAACTAAGAAAAACATTGACTTGAAACAAACGATACATAAGTATCATTCGGCGATTTTGAGCGCTTGTCCTACCAAAAATCTGCCGAATATCGAGGATTTAGGTAAGCCACAAGTTTCGAGAACTAATCAACCTATGATGGTCCCAACAGCAGCCGCCCTGAAAATGGGAGTTGGTTTTCCCTTGAATAATATTATTCCAGCTGGGAGAACCGATCGCGTGCTCAGCAGTCACGCCAAACAAG actcTCTAATGCTCAACGAATGCGGCATCTGCCGCCAAAAACGTGACCAACACTTGCTCGCAAAATGCGACACATGCCACCTCTACTACCACTTGAATTGCCTAAATCCGCCCCTGACCCGTCTTccgaaaaaatcgaaacttTACGGTTGGCAATGTTCCGAATGCGATAAAACGTCCGATTCGGAAGTCGAAGAAGTGAAAACTCCACGACGGAGTAAAAGTCGCTACAGTCGTGAAGCACGTTCCGATCCGGAAGTTTCAACTCCTAAACTCAAAATCAAGCCGGTAGAACCGGTTTCGGAACCTACACCAACACCCACACCCACACCGGAAATCGTCCCAATTCAGACAAGTCATAGTGAAGTCGTGAGCGAAATGAACGGGTTCCAAAGTTTGGACGGTAGTAGCAAAATTCATGTATCCAAGTCGGGGAAAAAGCGACGGAGGGAGAAGCACAAGAATCGGTACTCCCCCGATTTGGGGGCCCCGAGTAAGGAGCATAAGAGGAAGCGGAAGAAGAAGAGTCTCGATTTTGACGATCATATGCCACATCCGAGGATTACGATCAAA ATCAAACCTATTCCTTTGCCGGCCGGAGAGGTTGCGTCTGAGTCAAACCCGCAGTGTTTTTACGTCCCGAATGAAAACAACGATAATGCGCCGCCTCCGATCTCCCTCAAGGTCATATCACTGCCAGAAGAAATGTCACCAAAAGATATAGAGAAAAACCCGGTTAGTGACATTTGTGATGTTTGTCACACTGCAACTGTGGCTAGTACTTCAGTCAG GTGTGACGACTGTCAAAAAACTTACCATTTTACGTGTCTTGACCCACCGTTGAAGAAAAGCCCGAAAAAAAGAGGATATTCGTGGCATTGCGCCGATTGTGACCCTACG GGGTCCGAGTAA
- the LOC659069 gene encoding PHD finger protein 14 isoform X4, whose product MPNLLERAEDIDFVTKTAIERDPNKRRVKPVETQASILDFDLEEESSDDSDFRIEDHPEVSDDDDSGNSASGGNDSSGEEESEGSDLDELKNLNLPNGDGLSIADVIQQANLQLSSFNEKDAQILICCGCLGDQSDGVNEIVECDSCGVTVHEACYGVADSASLSSTDSLSPTAPWFCEACKAGVMNPVCELCPNSGGIFKETDVGKWIHLVCALYVPGVAFGEVDKLTSVTLFEMPYSKWGAKSCSLCQDERFARTGVCIGCDAGMCKTYFHVTCAQREGFLSEAHSEEVDQADPFYAHCKLHSDKTLVKRRRKNYLALQLRTHYRKLQFEKEGHSETPEQVRIQRKLEKQKLHFLNHKALKPPPWVPTQKMPRLLTTSASACRKLLRKAELMGINTMVLEMQEAQAAALVDVRKKWHIPPAFTVEFIAYYLDRNDRLKGMKQTLEKLLEDNRDLLEEQQLLRTKYDEILKKSADETKKNIDLKQTIHKYHSAILSACPTKNLPNIEDLAALKMGVGFPLNNIIPAGRTDRVLSSHAKQDSLMLNECGICRQKRDQHLLAKCDTCHLYYHLNCLNPPLTRLPKKSKLYGWQCSECDKTSDSEVEEVKTPRRSKSRYSREARSDPEVSTPKLKIKPVEPVSEPTPTPTPTPEIVPIQTSHSEVVSEMNGFQSLDGSSKIHVSKSGKKRRREKHKNRYSPDLGAPSKEHKRKRKKKSLDFDDHMPHPRITIKIKPIPLPAGEVASESNPQCFYVPNENNDNAPPPISLKVISLPEEMSPKDIEKNPVSDICDVCHTATVASTSVRCDDCQKTYHFTCLDPPLKKSPKKRGYSWHCADCDPTGSE is encoded by the exons ATGCCCAACCTCCTGGAGCGTGCCGAAGACATCGATTTCGTCACGAAAACGGCCA TTGAGAGAGACCCGAATAAGAGGAGGGTTAAGCCGGTTGAGACCCAAGCCTCGATTCTGGACTTTGATCTCGAAGAGGAGAGCTCGGATGATTCGGATTTCCGGATTGAAGACCACCCGGAAGTGAGCGATGATGATGACTCCGGGAACAGTGCTTCTGGAG GTAATGACAGCAGTGGAGAGGAGGAATCAGAAGGATCAGACTTAGacgaattgaaaaatttgaatttgcccAATGGGGACGGGCTATCCATTGCGGATGTCATCCAACAAGCCAATTTGCAGCTAAGTTcg TTCAATGAAAAAGACGCCCAAATTTTGATCTGCTGCGGCTGTCTCGGGGACCAAAGCGACGGCGTCAACGAAATCGTCGAATGCGACTCTTGTGGGGTCACTGTCCACGAGGCCTGTTACGGCGTCGCGGACTCCGCCAGTTTGAGCAGCACCGACTCTCTGTCCCCGACAGCCCCCTGGTTTTGCGAGGCGTGCAAAGCCGGCGTGATGAACCCTGTTTGCGAGCTGTGCCCCAATTCGGGGGGCATTTTCAAGGAGACGGACGTCGGGAAGTGGATTCATCTCGTTTGCGCTCTCTATGTTCCTGGAGTGGCATTCGGCGAAGTTGATAAATTGACAAGTGTGACTCTTTTCGAAATGCCTTACAGCAAATGGGGGGCGAAAAGTTGCAGCTTGTGTCAGGATGAGCGCTTTGCCAGGACGGGGGTGTGCATCGGGTGCGATGCCGGCATGTGCAAGACCTACTTCCATGTCACATG tgcgcAACGCGAGGGTTTTTTATCGGAAGCGCACTCCGAAGAGGTGGACCAAGCGGACCCCTTTTACGCACATTGTAAATTACATTCGgacaagactttggtgaaacGCAGACGTAAGAATTATCTGGCGTTGCAGTTGCGTACCCATTACAGGAAACTGCAATTTGAGAAAGAAGGTCACAGCGAAACCCCTGAACAAGTGAGGATTCAGAGAAAACTTGAGAAGCAGaagttgcattttttgaaCCACAAAGCGTTAAAACCGCCTCCATGGG TCCCGACGCAGAAAATGCCAAGATTGCTCACCACCAGCGCGTCCGCTTGTCGCAAGTTATTACGCAAGGCCGAGCTGATGGGGATTAATACCATGGTGTTGGAGATGCAAGAAGCCCAAGCTGCGGCCCTGGTGGACGTCCGAAAAAAGTGGCACATTCCTCCCGCCTTTACCGTCGAATTTATCGCTTATTATCTCGATCGTAACGATCGGCTTAAAGGTATGAAACAAACCCTTGAGAAATTGCTCGAGGACAACCGCGATTTGCTCGAAGAGCAGCAACTTCTGAGGACGAAGTACGATGAG attttgaaaaaaagcgcTGATGAAACTAAGAAAAACATTGACTTGAAACAAACGATACATAAGTATCATTCGGCGATTTTGAGCGCTTGTCCTACCAAAAATCTGCCGAATATCGAGGATTTAG CCGCCCTGAAAATGGGAGTTGGTTTTCCCTTGAATAATATTATTCCAGCTGGGAGAACCGATCGCGTGCTCAGCAGTCACGCCAAACAAG actcTCTAATGCTCAACGAATGCGGCATCTGCCGCCAAAAACGTGACCAACACTTGCTCGCAAAATGCGACACATGCCACCTCTACTACCACTTGAATTGCCTAAATCCGCCCCTGACCCGTCTTccgaaaaaatcgaaacttTACGGTTGGCAATGTTCCGAATGCGATAAAACGTCCGATTCGGAAGTCGAAGAAGTGAAAACTCCACGACGGAGTAAAAGTCGCTACAGTCGTGAAGCACGTTCCGATCCGGAAGTTTCAACTCCTAAACTCAAAATCAAGCCGGTAGAACCGGTTTCGGAACCTACACCAACACCCACACCCACACCGGAAATCGTCCCAATTCAGACAAGTCATAGTGAAGTCGTGAGCGAAATGAACGGGTTCCAAAGTTTGGACGGTAGTAGCAAAATTCATGTATCCAAGTCGGGGAAAAAGCGACGGAGGGAGAAGCACAAGAATCGGTACTCCCCCGATTTGGGGGCCCCGAGTAAGGAGCATAAGAGGAAGCGGAAGAAGAAGAGTCTCGATTTTGACGATCATATGCCACATCCGAGGATTACGATCAAA ATCAAACCTATTCCTTTGCCGGCCGGAGAGGTTGCGTCTGAGTCAAACCCGCAGTGTTTTTACGTCCCGAATGAAAACAACGATAATGCGCCGCCTCCGATCTCCCTCAAGGTCATATCACTGCCAGAAGAAATGTCACCAAAAGATATAGAGAAAAACCCGGTTAGTGACATTTGTGATGTTTGTCACACTGCAACTGTGGCTAGTACTTCAGTCAG GTGTGACGACTGTCAAAAAACTTACCATTTTACGTGTCTTGACCCACCGTTGAAGAAAAGCCCGAAAAAAAGAGGATATTCGTGGCATTGCGCCGATTGTGACCCTACG GGGTCCGAGTAA
- the LOC659069 gene encoding PHD finger protein 14 isoform X3 encodes MPNLLERAEDIDFVTKTAIERDPNKRRVKPVETQASILDFDLEEESSDDSDFRIEDHPEVSDDDDSGNSASGGNDSSGEEESEGSDLDELKNLNLPNGDGLSIADVIQQANLQLSSFNEKDAQILICCGCLGDQSDGVNEIVECDSCGVTVHEACYGVADSASLSSTDSLSPTAPWFCEACKAGVMNPVCELCPNSGGIFKETDVGKWIHLVCALYVPGVAFGEVDKLTSVTLFEMPYSKWGAKSCSLCQDERFARTGVCIGCDAGMCKTYFHVTCAQREGFLSEAHSEEVDQADPFYAHCKLHSDKTLVKRRRKNYLALQLRTHYRKLQFEKEGHSETPEQVRIQRKLEKQKLHFLNHKALKPPPWVPTQKMPRLLTTSASACRKLLRKAELMGINTMVLEMQEAQAAALVDVRKKWHIPPAFTVEFIAYYLDRNDRLKGMKQTLEKLLEDNRDLLEEQQLLRTKYDEILKKSADETKKNIDLKQTIHKYHSAILSACPTKNLPNIEDLAAALKMGVGFPLNNIIPAGRTDRVLSSHAKQDSLMLNECGICRQKRDQHLLAKCDTCHLYYHLNCLNPPLTRLPKKSKLYGWQCSECDKTSDSEVEEVKTPRRSKSRYSREARSDPEVSTPKLKIKPVEPVSEPTPTPTPTPEIVPIQTSHSEVVSEMNGFQSLDGSSKIHVSKSGKKRRREKHKNRYSPDLGAPSKEHKRKRKKKSLDFDDHMPHPRITIKIKPIPLPAGEVASESNPQCFYVPNENNDNAPPPISLKVISLPEEMSPKDIEKNPVSDICDVCHTATVASTSVRCDDCQKTYHFTCLDPPLKKSPKKRGYSWHCADCDPTGSE; translated from the exons ATGCCCAACCTCCTGGAGCGTGCCGAAGACATCGATTTCGTCACGAAAACGGCCA TTGAGAGAGACCCGAATAAGAGGAGGGTTAAGCCGGTTGAGACCCAAGCCTCGATTCTGGACTTTGATCTCGAAGAGGAGAGCTCGGATGATTCGGATTTCCGGATTGAAGACCACCCGGAAGTGAGCGATGATGATGACTCCGGGAACAGTGCTTCTGGAG GTAATGACAGCAGTGGAGAGGAGGAATCAGAAGGATCAGACTTAGacgaattgaaaaatttgaatttgcccAATGGGGACGGGCTATCCATTGCGGATGTCATCCAACAAGCCAATTTGCAGCTAAGTTcg TTCAATGAAAAAGACGCCCAAATTTTGATCTGCTGCGGCTGTCTCGGGGACCAAAGCGACGGCGTCAACGAAATCGTCGAATGCGACTCTTGTGGGGTCACTGTCCACGAGGCCTGTTACGGCGTCGCGGACTCCGCCAGTTTGAGCAGCACCGACTCTCTGTCCCCGACAGCCCCCTGGTTTTGCGAGGCGTGCAAAGCCGGCGTGATGAACCCTGTTTGCGAGCTGTGCCCCAATTCGGGGGGCATTTTCAAGGAGACGGACGTCGGGAAGTGGATTCATCTCGTTTGCGCTCTCTATGTTCCTGGAGTGGCATTCGGCGAAGTTGATAAATTGACAAGTGTGACTCTTTTCGAAATGCCTTACAGCAAATGGGGGGCGAAAAGTTGCAGCTTGTGTCAGGATGAGCGCTTTGCCAGGACGGGGGTGTGCATCGGGTGCGATGCCGGCATGTGCAAGACCTACTTCCATGTCACATG tgcgcAACGCGAGGGTTTTTTATCGGAAGCGCACTCCGAAGAGGTGGACCAAGCGGACCCCTTTTACGCACATTGTAAATTACATTCGgacaagactttggtgaaacGCAGACGTAAGAATTATCTGGCGTTGCAGTTGCGTACCCATTACAGGAAACTGCAATTTGAGAAAGAAGGTCACAGCGAAACCCCTGAACAAGTGAGGATTCAGAGAAAACTTGAGAAGCAGaagttgcattttttgaaCCACAAAGCGTTAAAACCGCCTCCATGGG TCCCGACGCAGAAAATGCCAAGATTGCTCACCACCAGCGCGTCCGCTTGTCGCAAGTTATTACGCAAGGCCGAGCTGATGGGGATTAATACCATGGTGTTGGAGATGCAAGAAGCCCAAGCTGCGGCCCTGGTGGACGTCCGAAAAAAGTGGCACATTCCTCCCGCCTTTACCGTCGAATTTATCGCTTATTATCTCGATCGTAACGATCGGCTTAAAGGTATGAAACAAACCCTTGAGAAATTGCTCGAGGACAACCGCGATTTGCTCGAAGAGCAGCAACTTCTGAGGACGAAGTACGATGAG attttgaaaaaaagcgcTGATGAAACTAAGAAAAACATTGACTTGAAACAAACGATACATAAGTATCATTCGGCGATTTTGAGCGCTTGTCCTACCAAAAATCTGCCGAATATCGAGGATTTAG CAGCCGCCCTGAAAATGGGAGTTGGTTTTCCCTTGAATAATATTATTCCAGCTGGGAGAACCGATCGCGTGCTCAGCAGTCACGCCAAACAAG actcTCTAATGCTCAACGAATGCGGCATCTGCCGCCAAAAACGTGACCAACACTTGCTCGCAAAATGCGACACATGCCACCTCTACTACCACTTGAATTGCCTAAATCCGCCCCTGACCCGTCTTccgaaaaaatcgaaacttTACGGTTGGCAATGTTCCGAATGCGATAAAACGTCCGATTCGGAAGTCGAAGAAGTGAAAACTCCACGACGGAGTAAAAGTCGCTACAGTCGTGAAGCACGTTCCGATCCGGAAGTTTCAACTCCTAAACTCAAAATCAAGCCGGTAGAACCGGTTTCGGAACCTACACCAACACCCACACCCACACCGGAAATCGTCCCAATTCAGACAAGTCATAGTGAAGTCGTGAGCGAAATGAACGGGTTCCAAAGTTTGGACGGTAGTAGCAAAATTCATGTATCCAAGTCGGGGAAAAAGCGACGGAGGGAGAAGCACAAGAATCGGTACTCCCCCGATTTGGGGGCCCCGAGTAAGGAGCATAAGAGGAAGCGGAAGAAGAAGAGTCTCGATTTTGACGATCATATGCCACATCCGAGGATTACGATCAAA ATCAAACCTATTCCTTTGCCGGCCGGAGAGGTTGCGTCTGAGTCAAACCCGCAGTGTTTTTACGTCCCGAATGAAAACAACGATAATGCGCCGCCTCCGATCTCCCTCAAGGTCATATCACTGCCAGAAGAAATGTCACCAAAAGATATAGAGAAAAACCCGGTTAGTGACATTTGTGATGTTTGTCACACTGCAACTGTGGCTAGTACTTCAGTCAG GTGTGACGACTGTCAAAAAACTTACCATTTTACGTGTCTTGACCCACCGTTGAAGAAAAGCCCGAAAAAAAGAGGATATTCGTGGCATTGCGCCGATTGTGACCCTACG GGGTCCGAGTAA